From Bacteroidota bacterium, one genomic window encodes:
- a CDS encoding SusD/RagB family nutrient-binding outer membrane lipoprotein — protein sequence MKTSIIKSIFFVSLFTVFVSCEKNYLDVNTDPNHPLELKPKQILPAAIGHTAYVMGNDYQILGGYWSQFWTQGPTGNQYNVYDQYLISNTTFDRQWSDLYASPLMDFNDIIRLSAGGNTKYSGISYIMQAYTYQVLTDLHGDVPFTDALQAESGVYAPHYDSQEKIYDGLITLIDKGIAAITSYAGDDVYPQEDDFIYGGDMDLWIRFANTLKLRVYMRQSEIRPNVAQAGIQQMIADGAQFIGDGEDAAMLFYDANFNQNPLYMQIVSLGSFNVLASNTALNYLKSNNDPRIDAFYRPATSGDSVGLQNGINQGEGKLPGFGGQTVVSGWFSKPSFTVAGPESPVFFLSAAESYFLQAEAVTRGWMSGDAKALYESGVNASFAYWGFDPADAAAYIAQPAIAFPDAGTQADKIKAIITQKWISMCGSECVEAWNEWRRTGYPDFLVISATSQIGNRFPSILFYPNSEQTLNPNTPAQHVITDKVWWDVN from the coding sequence ATGAAAACATCAATTATAAAATCTATATTCTTCGTTTCTCTGTTTACTGTATTTGTCTCTTGTGAGAAAAACTACCTTGATGTAAACACAGATCCAAATCATCCTCTTGAATTAAAACCCAAACAGATCTTACCTGCTGCCATTGGCCACACAGCTTATGTCATGGGGAATGATTACCAGATTCTCGGAGGTTATTGGAGTCAGTTCTGGACACAGGGTCCAACCGGAAACCAGTACAATGTGTATGATCAATACCTGATCTCCAATACTACGTTTGATCGTCAGTGGTCAGATTTATATGCTTCACCATTGATGGACTTCAACGATATCATTCGTTTGAGTGCCGGTGGCAATACAAAGTATTCCGGTATTTCCTACATCATGCAGGCCTATACGTATCAGGTGTTGACAGATTTGCATGGAGATGTTCCTTTTACGGATGCGCTTCAGGCGGAATCAGGAGTGTATGCGCCTCATTACGACTCTCAGGAGAAAATTTATGATGGTCTGATTACTTTGATCGACAAAGGTATTGCAGCGATTACTTCTTATGCAGGTGACGATGTTTATCCACAGGAAGATGATTTCATCTATGGTGGTGACATGGATTTGTGGATTCGTTTCGCGAATACTCTGAAATTACGAGTGTATATGCGTCAGTCTGAAATTCGTCCAAATGTAGCTCAGGCAGGTATTCAGCAGATGATCGCGGATGGTGCACAGTTTATCGGTGATGGTGAGGATGCAGCCATGCTTTTTTATGACGCGAATTTCAATCAGAACCCTTTGTACATGCAAATCGTTTCCTTGGGATCATTCAATGTACTTGCAAGTAATACCGCATTGAATTACTTAAAAAGCAATAATGATCCGCGTATCGATGCTTTCTACAGACCTGCAACTTCAGGAGACAGTGTTGGTTTGCAAAACGGAATCAATCAGGGCGAAGGCAAACTTCCCGGTTTTGGAGGTCAGACAGTTGTTTCAGGATGGTTTTCCAAACCCAGCTTTACTGTGGCAGGTCCGGAGTCTCCTGTATTCTTCCTGAGTGCTGCGGAGAGTTATTTCCTGCAAGCGGAAGCCGTTACAAGAGGCTGGATGAGTGGCGATGCTAAAGCTCTTTATGAAAGTGGTGTAAATGCTTCCTTCGCATATTGGGGCTTTGATCCTGCTGATGCGGCTGCTTACATTGCTCAGCCGGCTATCGCATTTCCGGATGCTGGTACTCAGGCAGATAAAATCAAAGCAATCATTACCCAAAAATGGATTTCCATGTGCGGATCAGAGTGTGTAGAAGCGTGGAATGAATGGAGAAGAACAGGTTATCCAGATTTCTTAGTTATTTCTGCTACCAGTCAGATTGGTAATCGATTCCCGAGTATCCTTTTCTATCCTAACTCTGAACAAACATTAAACCCGAATACCCCTGCTCAGCACGTCATCACTGACAAAGTCTGGTGGGATGTGAACTGA
- a CDS encoding carbohydrate binding family 9 domain-containing protein has protein sequence MQRFILLLFVLISLSTLGNDTTKVCIASRIAVPPKIDGVLNEAFWADIKPVSDFVMNRPLEGGKPTQLTEVRIAYDNKAVYVAAMLYDENPDSILHELGNRDDGLNADYFRFVIDPYNLRQDAFDFGVYASGVQTDAKFTDPTFNAVWESAVKINNKGWSVEMKIPYSAIRFPKKPIQEWAFQTTRNIRRFNEFDQWSLTPSDAANAQVYWGLLKGMENIQSPPRLSITPYASAYFERSPDYASETEYHYSNSFSYNVGADLKYGIDDRFTLDMTLLPDFGQTQSDNKVKNLSYREINYNENRSFFKEGTDLFSKNSLFYSRRIGKTPTFFYSVLDSLQEGETIEENPSQTKLINAFKISGRSNSGLGFGLFNAVTNNMYAELQNKAGVRRKVLTEPLTNYNVLVLDQQINDYSNFYFINTNVSRTKKYNDANVSGTGFTFADKKNRYAVDGSFALSQQLEKDPTESNVYTSLFGHKYFFGARKISGKYQFGISRTFTGDTYNQLDLGYYTLPNFQNTRGYFTFLWFKPWKKWLEGNLNLSVDYSQNPQTKKQTLFQLGIDGYANRVSYNSYFFGGGYTPTTGYDYNEPRVPGKFNKTVKLWYAYAGFSSDYRKKLAVDFNFNPSNFIGRFVGEGFGISTTIRYRFNDKFTLKLINSYNYDPYNLGVADYSNPDTIIYGLRIMNTYENILSGKYIFKNDMALTLNARHYWTTGNYRKYLTLMDNGDLVDNNVYSGENNFNYNVFNIDFVYSWQFAPGSNLSIVYKNDIETQTSKVTTDLFDDLKHTISQPQTNSISIKVLYYLDYLSLKRKSKA, from the coding sequence ATGCAAAGATTCATTCTGCTGCTATTCGTTTTAATTAGTTTATCTACGCTCGGAAACGATACAACCAAAGTATGTATTGCTTCACGAATTGCAGTGCCACCGAAAATTGATGGCGTATTGAATGAAGCCTTTTGGGCTGACATCAAGCCGGTATCGGATTTCGTAATGAACAGACCGTTAGAAGGAGGGAAGCCTACTCAACTGACCGAAGTACGGATTGCTTACGATAACAAAGCGGTATATGTCGCGGCGATGTTGTATGATGAAAATCCCGACAGCATCCTCCATGAACTGGGAAATCGTGATGACGGTCTGAACGCTGATTACTTTCGTTTTGTAATTGATCCTTACAATCTTCGTCAGGATGCTTTTGATTTTGGAGTCTATGCTTCCGGTGTTCAGACTGACGCGAAATTTACGGACCCGACTTTTAATGCAGTTTGGGAAAGTGCAGTAAAAATCAATAACAAAGGCTGGAGCGTAGAAATGAAAATTCCATATTCAGCCATTCGTTTTCCAAAAAAACCTATCCAGGAATGGGCGTTTCAGACGACTCGTAATATCCGACGCTTTAATGAGTTTGATCAATGGAGCCTGACTCCTTCAGATGCCGCGAACGCACAGGTTTACTGGGGTTTGCTGAAAGGAATGGAAAATATTCAGTCGCCACCACGTTTATCCATTACTCCATACGCATCCGCATATTTTGAACGTTCACCTGATTATGCTTCGGAAACCGAATATCATTATTCAAATTCATTCTCCTATAATGTTGGCGCGGATTTAAAATACGGAATTGATGATCGATTTACCCTTGACATGACTCTCCTCCCGGATTTCGGTCAGACACAATCCGATAATAAGGTAAAAAATCTCAGTTACAGGGAAATTAATTACAACGAAAACAGATCCTTCTTCAAAGAAGGTACAGATTTGTTTTCAAAAAATAGTTTATTCTATTCAAGACGGATAGGGAAGACGCCCACTTTCTTTTATTCTGTTCTTGATTCTTTGCAGGAGGGTGAAACAATTGAAGAGAATCCATCACAGACGAAACTGATCAACGCATTCAAAATATCCGGGAGAAGTAATTCAGGTCTGGGTTTTGGTTTGTTCAATGCCGTTACCAACAACATGTATGCTGAGTTGCAAAACAAGGCCGGTGTAAGACGTAAGGTGCTTACTGAGCCTCTGACAAATTACAATGTGCTTGTATTGGATCAGCAAATCAATGATTATTCAAATTTCTATTTCATCAATACCAATGTTTCCCGGACAAAGAAATACAATGATGCGAATGTAAGTGGTACCGGATTCACTTTTGCCGATAAGAAAAACCGTTACGCGGTCGATGGTAGTTTTGCATTGAGTCAACAGCTCGAAAAGGATCCGACGGAATCAAATGTCTATACATCACTCTTTGGTCATAAATATTTTTTTGGTGCACGAAAAATAAGTGGTAAGTACCAGTTTGGTATAAGCAGAACATTTACAGGAGATACATACAATCAGTTGGATCTTGGGTATTATACCTTACCGAATTTTCAGAATACAAGAGGCTATTTTACATTTCTGTGGTTCAAACCCTGGAAGAAATGGCTTGAAGGTAATCTGAACCTCTCCGTTGATTATTCTCAAAACCCTCAAACAAAAAAGCAAACACTTTTTCAGTTGGGTATTGATGGATACGCGAATCGGGTAAGCTATAATTCCTATTTCTTTGGAGGTGGTTACACGCCAACAACCGGTTATGATTACAATGAACCTCGCGTACCCGGAAAATTCAACAAAACTGTGAAGCTATGGTATGCATATGCAGGATTCAGCAGCGATTATAGAAAGAAACTCGCTGTCGATTTTAATTTCAATCCAAGTAATTTCATAGGAAGATTTGTAGGAGAAGGATTTGGAATCAGTACTACTATTCGTTATCGCTTCAATGATAAATTTACATTGAAGCTTATCAACAGTTACAATTATGATCCCTACAACTTAGGAGTAGCGGATTATTCTAATCCTGATACTATCATCTACGGACTAAGAATCATGAATACTTATGAAAACATCTTGTCCGGAAAATATATCTTTAAAAATGACATGGCGTTAACTTTGAACGCAAGACATTACTGGACAACCGGTAACTATCGTAAGTATCTTACATTGATGGATAATGGCGATCTGGTGGATAATAATGTCTATTCCGGTGAAAATAATTTTAATTACAATGTTTTCAATATTGATTTTGTATACAGCTGGCAATTTGCGCCCGGAAGCAATCTCTCGATCGTTTATAAAAACGATATAGAAACCCAAACCAGCAAAGTCACAACTGATTTGTTTGATGATCTGAAACACACCATCAGTCAGCCCCAGACAAATAGTATTTCCATAAAGGTTCTCTATTACCTTGATTACCTTTCCCTGAAACGCAAATCAAAAGCCTAA